Proteins found in one Clostridium kluyveri DSM 555 genomic segment:
- a CDS encoding chemotaxis protein CheW, producing MQVVIFGLNNEQFAVETAKVQSINDAMEITRVPKAPTYIKGLINLRGNVISLLDINFLMDIPKNDRSEGNVIILEMEDELVGISVDQVDEVLDLEDSIVEKENDEKKQAYIKGIINLKDRIITLIDIDKLLSD from the coding sequence ATGCAGGTTGTTATATTCGGATTAAACAATGAGCAATTTGCTGTAGAAACAGCCAAAGTTCAAAGTATAAATGATGCTATGGAAATAACTAGAGTTCCTAAGGCACCAACTTATATAAAAGGTCTTATAAATTTAAGGGGAAATGTGATATCCCTTTTAGATATAAATTTTTTAATGGATATTCCTAAAAATGACAGAAGCGAAGGAAATGTAATAATACTTGAAATGGAAGATGAACTGGTAGGAATAAGTGTAGATCAAGTAGATGAAGTTTTAGATTTAGAAGATAGCATTGTAGAAAAGGAAAATGATGAGAAAAAGCAGGCCTATATAAAAGGAATAATAAATTTAAAAGACAGAATAATTACCTTGATTGATATAGATAAGCTTCTTTCGGATTAA
- a CDS encoding response regulator, which yields MAKILIVDDAAFMRMMIKDILEKNGFEVVGEANNGIKAVELYKKEKPDVVTMDITMPDMDGIEAVKQIKAFDASAKIIMCSAMGQQTMVMDAIKAGARDFIVKPFQPDRVLEAINKVVAS from the coding sequence ATGGCTAAAATATTAATTGTGGATGATGCTGCATTTATGAGAATGATGATAAAGGATATACTGGAGAAAAATGGTTTTGAGGTAGTAGGGGAGGCAAATAATGGTATAAAAGCTGTGGAGTTATATAAAAAGGAAAAACCGGATGTGGTTACCATGGATATAACCATGCCTGATATGGATGGCATTGAAGCTGTAAAGCAAATAAAAGCTTTTGATGCCAGTGCAAAGATAATAATGTGTTCTGCCATGGGACAGCAGACTATGGTTATGGATGCCATAAAAGCAGGAGCTAGAGATTTTATAGTAAAACCGTTCCAGCCAGACAGAGTACTGGAAGCTATAAATAAAGTTGTAGCGTCTTAA
- a CDS encoding chemotaxis protein CheC, with protein sequence MDYKSLTSMQLDALREVVNIGTGNAATALSQLINKKVDITVPDVNIVPFDDIFTSIEGDEIVVGVIVRILGDAPGNILFIFEKETALELISMLMGYKEEYLNDMGNSVLCEVGNITSSSYMNAISKLTGLYMIPSVPAVTCDMLGAILSTTFIESGQFDEYVLDIETLFIQNNSKISGHFYYVPMPGSLEKIFNALGI encoded by the coding sequence ATGGACTACAAAAGCCTTACATCCATGCAGCTTGATGCACTAAGAGAAGTTGTAAATATAGGCACGGGAAATGCAGCTACAGCCTTATCCCAGCTTATAAATAAAAAGGTGGATATTACAGTGCCAGATGTAAATATAGTACCCTTTGACGACATCTTTACCAGTATTGAGGGAGATGAAATAGTTGTAGGAGTTATAGTAAGAATTTTAGGAGATGCACCGGGAAATATATTATTCATATTTGAAAAAGAAACTGCCCTTGAGCTTATCTCTATGTTAATGGGTTATAAAGAAGAATATTTAAATGATATGGGAAACTCAGTGCTTTGTGAGGTAGGCAATATAACATCCAGTTCTTATATGAATGCAATATCCAAACTTACGGGACTGTACATGATACCTTCAGTGCCTGCAGTTACATGTGATATGCTGGGAGCAATACTTTCCACTACATTTATAGAGTCTGGACAGTTTGATGAATATGTGCTGGATATAGAAACATTGTTTATACAAAATAATTCTAAGATAAGCGGACATTTTTATTATGTCCCTATGCCTGGTTCACTTGAGAAAATTTTTAATGCTTTAGGAATATGA
- a CDS encoding chemotaxis protein CheA → MDTSQYMSMFLEEAMDNLQILNESLLQLEQEPHNIDKVNEIFRVAHTLKGMAATMGFNEVGELTHKMEDVLSRFRDGKLKVTQDVVTVLFKCLDTLEQMIKNIEDGVEEEVPIKGIIEELENIANLQNDDKEKESKEDIQEEKQNDSAKGTKNIQVELNEYDINVVKQARDKGFNSYQIRVTISENTLLKSARVFLIFKSLEEMGEIIKSVPNTEDLENENFDFEVDLTFVTTSDENKVYENLMNISEVEEVSIEKIDIEAEKIKKMQIKDKQSEQIKSIIQKEASSKVEDIKPKPALVPDKDKGNKKAAKKEPHKKVHQSVRVDLERLDKFMNMVSELVINRTRLEQISSNYKLNELNETLEQVARTTSDLQDLVMKIRMLPLDTVFNRFPRMIRDLSVELDKEMELVIEGADTELDRTVIDEIGEPLIHLIRNAADHGIESKEERISKGKNPVGKISLIAYQEGTKAVIKVVDDGSGIPVDKVREKAENMGINTEGMSDNDVRNLIFLQGFSTNTEVTDISGRGVGMDVVKTKISALGGTVDVVSEKNEGSAFVIRLPLTLQIIQVLLVGVGNETMAISLSYVDRVIDYKEDLIKMTNNKEVIIYNGNVISLVRLYDKLRVEKSKNNKNYIVIVKVGEKTVGLMVDSLLGQREMVIKPLGKTLQNLKEYMGATILGDGLVTLILDVAALV, encoded by the coding sequence ATGGATACATCACAGTATATGTCTATGTTCCTAGAAGAAGCAATGGACAATCTGCAGATTTTAAATGAGTCACTACTTCAACTTGAACAAGAGCCTCACAACATAGACAAAGTAAATGAAATTTTTAGAGTTGCACATACATTAAAGGGAATGGCGGCTACCATGGGATTTAATGAAGTGGGAGAGTTAACACATAAAATGGAAGATGTATTGTCCAGGTTTAGAGATGGCAAACTAAAGGTTACTCAAGATGTGGTGACAGTTTTATTTAAATGTCTGGATACCCTTGAGCAGATGATAAAAAATATAGAAGATGGTGTGGAAGAAGAAGTTCCTATAAAGGGTATCATAGAAGAACTGGAGAATATAGCTAATTTACAAAATGATGATAAAGAGAAAGAATCAAAGGAAGATATACAGGAAGAAAAACAAAATGACAGTGCAAAGGGTACTAAAAACATACAGGTAGAATTAAATGAATATGATATAAACGTAGTTAAGCAGGCCCGAGATAAAGGATTTAATTCTTATCAGATAAGGGTAACTATTAGTGAAAATACCCTGCTGAAATCTGCTAGAGTATTTCTTATATTCAAGAGTCTTGAGGAAATGGGGGAGATAATTAAATCTGTTCCAAATACAGAAGACCTGGAAAATGAAAATTTTGATTTTGAAGTAGACCTTACCTTTGTTACCACAAGTGATGAAAATAAAGTGTATGAAAATCTGATGAATATATCTGAAGTGGAAGAGGTGTCCATAGAAAAAATAGATATAGAAGCAGAAAAGATAAAAAAGATGCAGATTAAAGATAAACAAAGTGAGCAAATAAAGTCCATAATTCAAAAGGAGGCTTCATCCAAAGTAGAGGATATAAAGCCAAAGCCTGCCCTTGTACCTGATAAAGACAAAGGAAATAAAAAGGCGGCAAAAAAAGAACCACACAAAAAGGTGCATCAGTCTGTGAGAGTGGATTTAGAGAGACTGGACAAATTTATGAATATGGTATCAGAGCTTGTTATAAATAGAACAAGACTTGAACAGATAAGCAGTAACTATAAATTGAATGAATTAAATGAAACTTTAGAGCAAGTGGCCAGAACTACTTCAGATCTTCAGGATCTGGTTATGAAAATTAGAATGCTGCCCCTTGATACGGTATTTAACAGATTTCCAAGGATGATAAGGGATTTATCTGTGGAACTTGACAAAGAAATGGAGCTCGTAATTGAAGGAGCAGATACAGAACTTGACAGAACTGTAATAGATGAAATAGGGGAACCTTTGATCCATCTCATTAGAAATGCGGCAGATCATGGTATAGAATCAAAAGAGGAGAGAATATCAAAAGGTAAAAATCCTGTTGGAAAAATAAGTCTTATCGCCTATCAGGAGGGTACCAAGGCAGTAATAAAAGTTGTAGATGATGGAAGTGGAATACCTGTGGACAAAGTAAGAGAAAAGGCAGAAAATATGGGTATAAACACCGAGGGTATGTCAGACAATGATGTGAGAAACCTCATATTCTTGCAGGGATTCAGCACCAATACTGAAGTAACGGATATTTCAGGCAGGGGAGTAGGTATGGATGTAGTCAAGACAAAGATATCCGCCCTGGGGGGAACTGTAGATGTGGTAAGTGAAAAGAATGAAGGCTCTGCCTTTGTAATAAGACTTCCTCTTACACTTCAGATAATACAGGTGTTGTTGGTAGGAGTAGGAAATGAGACTATGGCAATATCCCTAAGTTATGTGGATAGAGTTATAGACTATAAAGAGGACTTGATAAAAATGACCAACAATAAAGAGGTCATAATATACAATGGAAATGTAATATCTCTTGTAAGGTTATATGATAAACTAAGAGTTGAAAAATCTAAAAACAATAAAAATTATATAGTAATAGTTAAAGTAGGGGAAAAAACTGTGGGACTCATGGTAGATTCACTGCTTGGACAAAGAGAAATGGTTATAAAACCTCTTGGAAAAACATTACAAAATCTGAAGGAATACATGGGAGCAACAATACTTGGAGATGGTCTTGTAACATTGATATTGGATGTTGCTGCTCTGGTATAA
- a CDS encoding CheR family methyltransferase: MDMAYFEQWVLKEFNINLSAYKSNQLHRRINSLMSRVGVSSIDEYVMLLKKDGSQRQKFLDFITINVSEFFRNPDIFEELKVMLKQELLPKNSSLKIWSAACSIGAEPYSIAIYLNELSRGARHKILATDIDNTIIERAKKGEYTISEVKNVSKEYLSKYFTLRDDKYIINSDIKSLVNFKKHDLILESYESNFDLIVCRNVVIYFNQDIKNNIYKKFSQSLKKGGLLFVGATESIYNFKDYGFEKASTFIYRKL, translated from the coding sequence ATGGATATGGCTTATTTTGAGCAGTGGGTTTTAAAAGAATTCAATATAAATCTGTCAGCCTATAAATCAAATCAACTGCATAGAAGGATAAATAGTTTGATGTCCAGGGTGGGAGTAAGCAGTATAGATGAATATGTAATGCTTTTAAAAAAAGATGGTTCTCAAAGACAAAAATTTTTAGATTTCATTACAATAAATGTATCTGAATTTTTTAGAAATCCTGATATATTTGAAGAACTTAAAGTTATGCTGAAACAAGAATTGCTCCCCAAAAACAGCTCTTTAAAGATATGGAGTGCAGCTTGTTCAATTGGGGCAGAACCTTATTCCATAGCTATATATCTAAATGAATTATCTAGAGGTGCAAGGCATAAAATACTGGCTACAGATATAGATAATACTATAATTGAGAGGGCTAAAAAAGGAGAATATACAATATCTGAAGTAAAAAATGTAAGTAAGGAGTATTTGAGTAAATATTTTACTTTACGAGATGATAAATATATTATAAATTCTGATATAAAGAGTTTAGTTAATTTCAAAAAGCACGACTTAATATTAGAGAGTTATGAAAGTAATTTTGATTTAATAGTATGCAGGAATGTGGTAATATATTTTAATCAAGATATAAAAAACAACATATATAAAAAATTTAGCCAATCCTTGAAAAAAGGCGGGTTATTGTTTGTTGGAGCTACTGAAAGTATATATAATTTTAAGGATTATGGCTTTGAGAAAGCTTCTACCTTTATATATAGAAAGCTATAG
- a CDS encoding protein-glutamate methylesterase/protein-glutamine glutaminase: protein MKKIKVLVVDDSALMRKIISDMIKEDSSIEVIGTARNGQDLMDKFSSNFYKTMPDVITMDVEMPKMDGITALGELKKKNIDIPVIILSSISKEGTKLTMECLAAGAFDFLPKPSGTISLDIDKVKVELIQKIKVAYFGTSNQNSPIKTISAAENKSYKEIATVRISAENTKKARESKFQPGRIDAVVMGASTGGPKALTSVITELPKDIGVPVFVVQHMPVGFTKAFAERLNLSSHVKVVEAQEGMTAEINVVYIAPGGYHMEVWNDKKIHLNKEPAIWGVRPAVDKLFVSASKVYKENIVSVVLTGMGKDGAEGTVEIKKNGGITISQDEATCTIYGMPKVAYETGKVDLVLPLNDIAKEMLKIITSGRR, encoded by the coding sequence TTGAAAAAGATTAAGGTTTTAGTAGTAGATGATTCAGCACTTATGAGAAAAATTATCTCAGACATGATAAAAGAGGACAGTTCCATAGAAGTAATAGGTACTGCCAGAAATGGACAGGATCTTATGGATAAATTTTCTTCTAATTTTTATAAAACTATGCCAGATGTAATAACCATGGATGTAGAGATGCCAAAAATGGATGGCATAACTGCACTTGGAGAGCTTAAAAAGAAAAATATAGATATACCTGTAATAATTTTAAGTAGTATTTCAAAAGAAGGTACAAAGCTCACCATGGAATGTTTAGCAGCAGGAGCCTTTGATTTTTTACCTAAACCCTCTGGAACCATATCCCTTGATATAGATAAAGTAAAAGTTGAATTGATACAAAAAATTAAAGTGGCTTATTTTGGTACATCCAATCAAAATAGTCCTATTAAAACCATAAGTGCAGCTGAAAATAAAAGTTATAAAGAGATTGCCACAGTGCGTATTTCAGCTGAAAATACTAAAAAAGCAAGAGAGAGTAAATTTCAACCAGGAAGAATAGATGCTGTAGTAATGGGGGCGTCTACAGGAGGACCTAAGGCACTTACTTCAGTTATAACAGAACTGCCAAAAGATATAGGAGTGCCTGTATTTGTGGTACAGCATATGCCTGTAGGTTTTACCAAAGCTTTTGCAGAGAGGCTGAATTTAAGTTCTCATGTAAAAGTAGTAGAAGCACAAGAAGGAATGACTGCTGAAATAAATGTTGTATACATAGCTCCAGGCGGGTATCATATGGAAGTATGGAATGATAAAAAAATACACCTGAATAAAGAACCTGCAATATGGGGAGTGAGACCTGCGGTGGATAAACTATTTGTATCTGCCTCAAAGGTGTATAAGGAAAATATAGTTAGTGTAGTTTTAACGGGAATGGGAAAAGATGGTGCAGAAGGAACTGTGGAAATTAAAAAAAATGGAGGTATCACCATATCGCAAGATGAGGCTACCTGTACCATTTATGGCATGCCAAAAGTTGCATATGAAACGGGAAAAGTAGATTTGGTTTTACCGCTAAATGATATAGCAAAAGAAATGTTGAAAATAATAACATCTGGTAGGAGGTAG